A single region of the Jatrophihabitans sp. GAS493 genome encodes:
- a CDS encoding AMP-binding protein → MTGLPEISERTLQAAWARALEDRPEAIAHVDGSDEWTFAQSYARIGRLAGGIESLGVGHQHPVALLLDNSVDFVHLWMALGLGGQIEVPISTAYKYQFLTHVLNDSGAQTLVIEDAYVGRLLQVAADLKYLQTVVIHGDPSAADLLRGSYRVLHFSELEEHGVRDPVPGNPAALLAYMYTSGTTGASKGVMCSHAHAYTYASREDDTDPRPRPGDRVLLTLPMFHIGGQWSWVYQALIQQATCVIETGFSVSKFWAIVREQKITVTGLLGSMAELLWQRPAAADDADNPLEIAVMAPMPSDRAGFCKRFQVQASTAYGMSEIGRVMDGPVGSVVGTEAGFRRDCYELRLVDERGTDMPIGQSGELWVRPVEPLTVMSGYLNRPESNAEMMVDGWLHTGDVLRCDETGRYYFVDRVKDALRRRGENVSSFEVESVINQHPAVLESAVVAVRSQLTEDEIRAIIVLREGYEFDPEQLTGFLIERLPYFMVPRYLETASSLPRTPTQKVRKFELRTSELGPDVWDREAAGIRLRSRS, encoded by the coding sequence ATGACTGGGCTACCCGAGATTTCCGAACGCACGCTACAGGCAGCCTGGGCCCGTGCCCTCGAGGACCGCCCAGAGGCAATCGCCCACGTCGACGGCTCGGATGAGTGGACGTTTGCCCAGAGCTACGCCCGGATCGGCCGTTTGGCCGGTGGCATCGAGAGCCTTGGGGTCGGTCATCAGCACCCTGTCGCCCTGCTTCTGGATAATTCTGTCGACTTCGTTCACCTCTGGATGGCGCTTGGCCTTGGCGGGCAAATCGAGGTCCCGATCAGCACGGCCTACAAGTATCAGTTCCTCACGCACGTGCTCAACGACTCCGGCGCGCAGACCCTGGTGATCGAAGACGCTTACGTGGGCCGGCTTCTGCAGGTTGCGGCAGATCTGAAGTACCTGCAGACGGTCGTCATCCACGGCGATCCGAGCGCCGCCGACCTGCTTCGCGGATCGTACCGAGTCCTGCACTTCAGTGAGCTCGAAGAACATGGAGTTCGCGATCCGGTGCCCGGCAACCCAGCTGCCCTACTGGCCTACATGTACACGTCTGGCACGACCGGCGCGTCGAAGGGTGTCATGTGTTCACACGCGCATGCATACACCTACGCCTCGCGCGAGGACGACACGGATCCGCGACCGCGCCCTGGCGATCGTGTCCTGCTGACCCTTCCGATGTTCCATATCGGCGGCCAATGGTCGTGGGTCTATCAAGCGTTGATCCAGCAGGCCACTTGTGTGATCGAGACTGGCTTCTCGGTCTCGAAGTTCTGGGCGATCGTGAGAGAACAGAAAATCACGGTCACGGGCCTGCTCGGAAGCATGGCCGAACTGCTGTGGCAACGTCCAGCGGCGGCCGACGACGCCGACAACCCGCTTGAGATCGCCGTGATGGCTCCGATGCCGAGCGACCGCGCGGGGTTCTGCAAGAGGTTCCAAGTGCAAGCCTCCACCGCGTATGGCATGAGCGAGATCGGGAGGGTCATGGATGGGCCGGTCGGCAGCGTGGTCGGCACCGAGGCTGGATTCCGGCGGGATTGCTACGAGCTGCGGCTCGTCGATGAACGGGGAACGGACATGCCGATCGGACAGAGCGGAGAGCTATGGGTCCGTCCGGTTGAGCCGCTGACAGTCATGTCGGGCTACCTCAACCGACCCGAGAGCAACGCCGAAATGATGGTCGACGGCTGGTTGCACACCGGCGATGTACTTCGCTGTGACGAGACCGGACGGTACTACTTCGTCGATCGAGTCAAGGATGCCCTGCGTCGCCGTGGCGAAAATGTGTCCAGCTTTGAGGTCGAGAGCGTCATCAACCAACACCCGGCTGTCTTGGAGAGCGCGGTCGTGGCCGTTCGCTCGCAGCTCACCGAGGACGAGATACGCGCCATCATCGTGCTGCGCGAGGGGTATGAGTTCGACCCGGAGCAACTTACGGGATTCCTCATCGAGCGCCTGCCCTACTTCATGGTTCCCCGCTACCTCGAGACGGCATCGTCGCTGCCACGGACCCCTACTCAGAAGGTACGGAAGTTCGAGTTGCGCACTAGTGAGCTCGGTCCCGACGTCTGGGACCGGGAGGCGGCCGGCATCCGGTTGCGGAGCAGAAGTTGA
- a CDS encoding carboxyl transferase domain-containing protein, with product MSGGPIRRLLIANRGEIAVRIIGTAAALGIETVAIYSTDDAASAHVARADAAVALNRVGPGAYLDVAAVVTAAKETGCDAVHPGYGFLAERAEFAAACAAERSRFVGPSPAALELFGDKVLARERANLLSVPVLPATSGELRLSDALAFRAGLGTDAEVMVKAIAGGGGRGMRRVSAADDLEQALREAEAEAQAGFGDGRLYLEQALTSARHIEVQVAGDERGQVSVLGDRDCSLQRRRQKLIEIAPAPALANELRRRLHESARALISSGEYAGLATVEFLVDGSAFYFLEVNPRIQVEHTVTEEVTGLDLVELSLRIAAGEGLDACALDLPSRQRGVSIQARVNAETMTVDGAVRPSVGILRAFRPPTGRGVRVDTHGYVGWEVGPRFDSLLAKVIVRDASPERAARLLIQALAEFEVVGVDTNLHLLRQLATNLDLLTGGADTRFVDTHLLSLLPDPIVTEVSVDDYGPAEAIAAPVAGVVVSVAATPGSSISAGTPLIVLEAMKMEHVVYAEHPGTVDEVSVTQGAVVDAGDVLMRVTVASTAGSEAADDPSPSEETATIRQDLAEVRRRHALTQDDARPEAIGRRHAAGRRTARENIRDLCDPGSFVEYGALAVAAQRHRRTLDELIRRTPADGLITGIAKVGGRSTVVMSYDYTVMAGTQGKQNHRKTERMLQIAAERRLPVVIFAEGGGGRPGDNDGDNTASLDSPSFRKAAELAGKVPMVAVVSGFCFAGNAALAGVCDVIIATEASSLGMGGPAMIEGAGLGRVDPADVGPMPVQYRNGVVDVLVADDPAAVAMARRYLSYFAASEADASFDDQRSLRSIVPERRVRVYDVRRVIHGLADAGSVMELRAGYGQSVITALVRLGGHTAAVIANNPMQLGGAIDADGADKAVRFWQLCESHRVPVLSLCDTPGFMVGPAAEQSAAVRRFGAMFATGARLTVPLCLVVLRKSYGLGAMAMAGGDFKKPLISLAWPTGEMGGMGLEGAVRLGFRAELDAIRDPAVREQRYQELVAEHYELGKALTVATAFSLDDVIDPAETRDLLISIFATGGAG from the coding sequence TTGAGCGGCGGTCCCATTCGGCGGCTGCTGATCGCCAACCGCGGCGAGATCGCGGTTCGGATCATCGGCACGGCCGCAGCACTTGGCATCGAGACGGTCGCGATCTATTCGACCGACGACGCCGCTAGTGCGCACGTCGCTCGTGCGGACGCTGCGGTCGCTCTCAATCGGGTTGGGCCGGGTGCTTACCTCGACGTCGCCGCCGTCGTTACGGCAGCGAAAGAGACCGGTTGTGATGCCGTGCATCCGGGCTACGGATTCCTGGCTGAGCGGGCGGAGTTTGCGGCCGCGTGCGCGGCCGAGAGAAGTCGCTTCGTCGGTCCGTCGCCCGCCGCGCTTGAGCTGTTCGGGGACAAGGTGCTGGCGCGCGAACGGGCCAACTTGTTGAGCGTCCCAGTGCTACCGGCGACGTCGGGTGAGCTTCGCCTGTCCGACGCGCTCGCGTTCCGTGCCGGTCTCGGAACCGACGCGGAGGTGATGGTGAAGGCGATCGCCGGTGGCGGGGGGCGCGGAATGCGCCGGGTCAGCGCGGCCGACGATCTGGAGCAGGCATTGCGCGAAGCTGAGGCGGAGGCGCAAGCAGGCTTCGGCGACGGCCGGCTGTACCTCGAGCAGGCGTTGACGAGCGCACGGCATATCGAGGTCCAAGTCGCCGGGGACGAGCGCGGGCAGGTCTCAGTGTTGGGTGATCGGGATTGCAGCCTGCAGCGACGGCGGCAGAAGCTCATCGAGATCGCGCCGGCTCCGGCGCTCGCCAACGAGTTGCGGCGCCGACTGCATGAGAGCGCCCGCGCTTTGATCTCTTCGGGTGAGTATGCCGGCCTGGCCACCGTGGAGTTCTTGGTTGACGGATCGGCCTTTTATTTCCTCGAGGTCAACCCCCGGATCCAAGTCGAGCACACAGTGACCGAGGAGGTCACCGGTCTGGATCTCGTCGAGCTGTCACTGCGCATCGCGGCTGGCGAGGGTCTGGATGCCTGCGCATTGGACCTACCGTCGCGCCAACGCGGCGTATCGATCCAAGCTCGGGTGAATGCGGAGACGATGACGGTTGACGGCGCGGTACGGCCGTCGGTAGGAATTCTGCGTGCCTTCCGACCACCGACCGGGCGCGGCGTTCGGGTCGACACCCACGGCTACGTCGGCTGGGAGGTTGGCCCGCGTTTCGATTCGCTGTTGGCCAAGGTGATCGTCCGCGACGCGAGCCCCGAGCGGGCGGCGCGCCTGCTGATCCAGGCGTTGGCTGAATTCGAAGTCGTCGGAGTGGACACCAATCTGCACCTTCTCCGGCAACTGGCAACGAATCTGGACCTGCTCACCGGAGGGGCCGATACGAGATTTGTCGACACTCATCTGCTGAGTCTGCTGCCGGATCCGATCGTGACCGAGGTCAGTGTCGATGACTACGGACCGGCCGAGGCAATCGCTGCGCCAGTCGCCGGCGTCGTGGTCAGCGTGGCTGCGACACCGGGATCGAGTATCTCGGCTGGAACTCCGCTCATAGTGCTCGAGGCCATGAAAATGGAGCACGTCGTCTACGCCGAGCACCCAGGCACGGTCGACGAGGTCTCGGTGACCCAGGGGGCCGTCGTAGACGCCGGTGACGTCCTCATGCGGGTCACGGTTGCGTCGACGGCAGGTTCGGAGGCCGCCGACGATCCCTCGCCGAGCGAGGAGACGGCAACGATTCGCCAAGATCTGGCCGAAGTACGTCGACGGCATGCGCTCACCCAGGACGACGCCCGCCCGGAGGCGATTGGACGGCGACACGCCGCCGGGCGACGTACTGCTCGCGAAAATATCCGGGATCTGTGCGATCCGGGCAGTTTCGTCGAGTATGGGGCTCTAGCGGTGGCCGCGCAGCGGCATCGGCGCACGCTCGACGAGCTAATCCGGCGAACACCGGCCGACGGCCTGATCACTGGAATCGCAAAAGTCGGAGGTCGGTCCACCGTCGTCATGTCTTACGACTACACAGTCATGGCCGGCACGCAGGGCAAGCAGAATCACCGTAAGACTGAACGCATGCTGCAGATCGCTGCCGAGCGTCGGCTGCCAGTCGTGATCTTCGCCGAGGGCGGCGGCGGCCGGCCTGGTGACAACGACGGCGACAACACGGCGTCCTTGGACTCGCCGTCGTTCCGCAAAGCCGCAGAACTGGCCGGAAAGGTGCCCATGGTGGCGGTCGTCTCCGGCTTCTGCTTCGCCGGCAACGCCGCGTTGGCCGGAGTCTGCGATGTGATCATCGCGACCGAGGCGAGCAGCCTTGGCATGGGGGGACCGGCAATGATCGAGGGTGCCGGACTCGGACGGGTCGATCCAGCCGATGTCGGGCCGATGCCGGTGCAATATCGCAACGGAGTCGTCGATGTCCTGGTCGCCGATGATCCGGCCGCGGTTGCGATGGCGCGGCGCTACCTCAGCTACTTTGCCGCGTCGGAGGCGGATGCGTCGTTCGATGATCAACGGTCGCTCCGTTCGATCGTGCCTGAACGCCGAGTGCGGGTCTACGACGTGCGCCGAGTAATTCACGGTCTGGCTGACGCCGGAAGCGTGATGGAGTTGCGCGCCGGCTATGGCCAATCGGTGATCACCGCGCTCGTGCGGTTAGGCGGCCACACTGCGGCCGTGATCGCCAACAATCCCATGCAGCTTGGCGGGGCGATCGACGCAGACGGGGCCGACAAGGCAGTCCGCTTCTGGCAGCTATGCGAAAGCCACCGGGTGCCCGTCCTATCGCTTTGCGATACGCCCGGGTTCATGGTCGGACCGGCCGCCGAGCAGTCCGCGGCGGTACGACGCTTCGGCGCGATGTTCGCTACGGGCGCCCGGTTGACCGTTCCGCTCTGCCTTGTCGTCCTGCGCAAGAGCTACGGCCTGGGCGCGATGGCGATGGCCGGCGGTGACTTCAAGAAGCCGCTGATCTCGTTGGCGTGGCCGACGGGTGAGATGGGGGGGATGGGTTTGGAAGGTGCCGTGCGCCTTGGCTTTCGAGCCGAACTTGACGCCATCAGGGACCCGGCCGTCCGAGAACAGCGATATCAGGAACTCGTGGCCGAGCACTACGAACTAGGCAAGGCGTTGACCGTGGCCACCGCATTCAGTCTCGACGACGTGATCGATCCGGCCGAAACTCGCGATCTACTGATCAGCATCTTCGCGACGGGCGGCGCCGGGTGA
- a CDS encoding pyridoxamine 5'-phosphate oxidase family protein — translation MTEIRSQRRNRSLAMSPLERDEFLTLERTCRVATIGLDGPHAAPLWFTWDTEFLWLYSLTRSQRWADVQRDPRVSAVIDAGTDYLELRGVEIIGTAEQIGEAPREGRPDPRLTAAEASFSRKYSGTDDMQYDGAHAWLRIRPRKIASWDFRKIAQLRAPGAV, via the coding sequence ATGACCGAGATTCGCAGTCAGCGCCGCAACCGCTCGCTGGCGATGTCGCCCTTGGAACGCGACGAGTTTCTCACCCTTGAGCGCACATGCCGGGTGGCCACAATCGGACTTGACGGTCCGCACGCCGCGCCGCTGTGGTTCACCTGGGACACCGAGTTCCTGTGGCTCTACTCGCTGACCCGCTCGCAACGTTGGGCCGATGTACAACGCGATCCTCGCGTGAGTGCTGTCATCGACGCCGGAACCGACTACCTGGAACTGCGCGGTGTAGAGATCATCGGTACCGCTGAGCAGATCGGTGAGGCACCCCGCGAAGGACGCCCGGATCCTCGACTGACGGCGGCCGAGGCTAGCTTCTCGCGCAAATACAGCGGAACCGACGATATGCAGTACGACGGTGCGCATGCCTGGTTGAGGATTCGCCCACGCAAGATCGCCAGCTGGGACTTCCGCAAGATTGCGCAACTCCGCGCGCCCGGCGCCGTTTAG
- a CDS encoding AMP-binding protein — MLQGNTVDAVLRERLAADPDSPFVSFGSDWFSLRDLDERSDRLATGLARLGVRRGDHVASILPNRVETIDLLFAVAKLGAVQVPLNYWIKGDFLEYQLVDSGAKFLIADGPGYEAAAGLLNLTDVQQVVHVGRAVPNTVPYADLLTERGTFTSEARPSDLLAIMYTSGTTAAAKGCMLSTGYYVTVGRAYGARNWVVPGDRMYTAHPLFHSSGQMVSFMSVLVNDASICFAPEFHASTYIADAVAAEATMLEGVGVMGNMILAQPPQPVDGAHPFRLAVWVPMSVENQAEFERRFNTPVISEGYGQTECVPITNSDPYGVRDRTTSGQVSPMLDVSVVDEHDEPVPHGVAGELVVRPRVPQAMFSGYWKKPDVTADAWRNLWHHTGDFGFVDAQGVITFVDRKKDMVRRRGENVSALALEQVIRQHPAIDDVAVCGVPAAVGDDDIKATLVLAGGATLTAPEFFAFVRDELPYFAIPRYVDIRGALPVNALGRVMKHVLRDEGVTTATWDLESEGLVLTRQERHAAQTTT, encoded by the coding sequence ATGCTGCAGGGCAATACGGTCGATGCGGTTCTTCGCGAGCGACTGGCCGCCGACCCGGACTCCCCGTTCGTATCGTTCGGGTCCGATTGGTTCTCGCTCCGGGACCTCGATGAGCGCAGCGATCGACTCGCCACCGGACTGGCTCGCTTGGGTGTGCGCCGCGGCGACCACGTCGCGTCAATCCTCCCGAACCGGGTCGAGACGATCGACCTGCTCTTCGCCGTCGCCAAGCTCGGAGCCGTCCAGGTTCCGCTGAACTACTGGATCAAGGGCGACTTCCTCGAGTACCAGCTTGTCGACTCCGGCGCCAAGTTCCTGATCGCGGACGGGCCTGGGTATGAGGCCGCAGCCGGTCTGCTGAATCTCACGGACGTGCAGCAGGTGGTGCACGTCGGACGGGCCGTGCCGAACACGGTGCCGTACGCCGATCTGCTGACCGAGCGAGGGACTTTCACCAGCGAGGCCCGGCCCTCCGACCTGCTGGCGATCATGTACACCTCGGGCACGACTGCAGCGGCCAAAGGCTGCATGCTGAGCACCGGCTACTACGTGACGGTCGGTCGGGCGTACGGCGCGCGCAACTGGGTCGTGCCCGGTGATCGCATGTATACCGCGCACCCGCTGTTCCATTCGAGCGGGCAGATGGTGTCGTTCATGAGTGTGCTCGTCAACGATGCCTCGATCTGCTTCGCGCCCGAGTTCCACGCCTCCACCTACATCGCGGACGCCGTCGCGGCGGAGGCGACGATGCTCGAGGGTGTGGGCGTTATGGGCAACATGATCCTGGCCCAGCCGCCTCAGCCGGTCGACGGGGCACATCCCTTCCGGCTCGCGGTCTGGGTACCGATGTCGGTCGAGAACCAGGCGGAGTTTGAACGCCGCTTCAACACCCCGGTGATCTCGGAGGGTTACGGGCAGACCGAGTGCGTCCCGATAACAAACAGCGATCCCTACGGCGTGCGCGATCGTACGACGTCAGGGCAGGTGTCGCCGATGCTGGATGTCAGCGTCGTCGATGAACACGATGAGCCGGTGCCTCACGGTGTGGCGGGGGAACTCGTGGTACGTCCGCGGGTGCCGCAGGCGATGTTCAGCGGCTACTGGAAGAAGCCCGACGTCACCGCTGACGCCTGGCGAAATCTGTGGCACCACACGGGCGACTTCGGGTTCGTCGACGCCCAGGGCGTCATCACTTTTGTCGACCGCAAGAAGGACATGGTCCGCAGACGCGGTGAGAACGTCTCGGCGCTCGCACTGGAACAGGTGATCCGACAGCATCCGGCGATCGACGACGTCGCTGTGTGTGGAGTACCGGCCGCGGTCGGAGACGACGACATCAAGGCCACGCTCGTTCTGGCGGGCGGCGCGACGTTGACCGCGCCGGAGTTCTTCGCGTTCGTCCGTGACGAGCTTCCCTACTTCGCCATACCCCGCTATGTCGACATCCGTGGTGCCCTGCCCGTCAACGCGCTCGGACGAGTAATGAAGCACGTGCTGCGCGACGAAGGTGTCACCACCGCCACCTGGGATTTGGAGAGTGAGGGACTTGTGCTAACCCGTCAGGAACGACACGCTGCGCAGACGACAACGTGA
- a CDS encoding enoyl-CoA hydratase/isomerase family protein, with protein sequence MTDYVIGEPIAVGSEQSRDVVVERHGAALLIRLSRTARFNAIGGTMLRDLIDAFEQAAQDDDVRVVVTTGAGGSFCVGADVADFPRVAHLPARELLVSDLIGGEKGLPALSAGQVDREELGNAGRVALRLWSLEKPTIAAVNGPAVGGGFALALLHDLRLCSSSAQFGTGFLTAGLAPEMGTSVLLPNLVGGAAATELLYTGRMLDAAAAQRMGIVSEVIGDDELLDRALELATRIATYPALAAQLTKRLLRRAMGDTLEAQLRAEYSAQVSLFDDPGTRSALDRLTQRVKGGKRG encoded by the coding sequence GTGACCGATTACGTGATCGGTGAGCCCATCGCCGTCGGGTCGGAGCAGTCCCGTGACGTCGTTGTCGAGCGGCACGGCGCTGCATTGCTGATCCGGCTCAGCCGCACCGCACGATTCAACGCGATCGGCGGGACGATGCTGCGCGACCTCATCGATGCCTTCGAACAGGCCGCACAGGACGACGACGTGCGCGTCGTGGTGACGACGGGCGCAGGCGGGTCCTTCTGCGTCGGCGCTGACGTCGCGGACTTCCCCCGGGTGGCGCATCTGCCGGCCCGCGAGCTACTGGTCAGCGACCTCATCGGCGGCGAGAAGGGCCTGCCGGCCCTGTCGGCCGGGCAGGTGGACCGCGAGGAGTTGGGAAATGCCGGCCGGGTTGCGCTGCGGTTGTGGTCCCTGGAGAAGCCCACCATCGCCGCGGTGAACGGCCCCGCCGTCGGTGGCGGCTTCGCGCTGGCACTGCTGCACGATCTGCGTCTGTGTTCCTCCTCGGCCCAGTTCGGGACGGGGTTCCTCACTGCTGGCCTGGCGCCTGAGATGGGGACGAGCGTGTTGCTGCCAAACCTCGTCGGGGGCGCGGCGGCGACCGAACTCCTCTACACCGGCCGGATGTTGGATGCCGCGGCGGCGCAGCGGATGGGCATCGTTTCGGAGGTGATCGGCGACGACGAGCTTCTCGATCGAGCACTGGAGCTTGCCACGCGGATAGCCACGTACCCGGCGCTGGCCGCCCAACTCACGAAGCGGCTGCTCCGGCGGGCGATGGGAGACACCCTCGAGGCGCAGCTTCGGGCCGAGTACTCGGCGCAGGTCTCGCTCTTCGACGACCCTGGCACCCGGTCCGCTCTGGACCGGCTCACCCAACGTGTGAAGGGCGGTAAGCGCGGATGA
- a CDS encoding acyl-CoA dehydrogenase: protein MSHSAPARIQPESGEILGRWQDLMPSQERAELSASASRHFGERFGPDVLRAAFDVAASDGSGWGSVVSHGYAAIGMPEEFGGIGSLVDLVAVLEESGRALLSVPLLATTLAWQTRVAFGSRVDVESGKAEALGVVDVSGTTIAALDGNVADRVVVVRPCGTGAELHQIDPSQSPPHTVYDQTDPGRPLAVFAAGGTVIATSDRSVDQVLAPARVLLAADLIGVAVGALDRSISHALVRQQFARPIGEFQAIKHRLADVYVGIERARSLTRAAAVAIGAAETATEVDDGTVLSLLAKAAAGEVALDATAAFVQVLGAMGLTFEADAHLFFRRAQQSVPFLGSPAVGYARAATLTAAGSKHEY from the coding sequence ATGAGTCACTCAGCTCCGGCGAGGATCCAGCCTGAGAGCGGCGAGATCCTGGGTCGCTGGCAGGATCTGATGCCATCGCAGGAGCGGGCTGAATTGTCCGCCTCAGCGAGCCGTCACTTCGGCGAGCGGTTCGGTCCGGATGTGCTGAGGGCCGCGTTCGACGTCGCGGCGTCGGACGGCTCCGGTTGGGGCAGCGTCGTTTCCCATGGATACGCCGCGATCGGAATGCCGGAGGAATTCGGCGGTATCGGTTCGTTGGTCGACCTGGTGGCGGTGCTAGAGGAATCCGGGCGGGCACTGCTGTCGGTGCCGCTACTGGCGACCACGTTGGCCTGGCAGACGCGGGTCGCCTTTGGTTCCCGCGTCGACGTCGAGTCGGGGAAAGCTGAGGCGCTGGGCGTCGTCGATGTCTCGGGCACCACGATCGCGGCCCTCGACGGAAACGTGGCCGACCGGGTCGTCGTCGTCCGGCCGTGCGGTACCGGAGCCGAGCTGCATCAGATCGACCCGTCCCAGTCCCCACCGCACACCGTGTACGACCAGACCGATCCGGGCCGCCCCCTCGCCGTCTTCGCAGCCGGGGGGACGGTGATAGCGACCAGCGACCGTAGCGTGGATCAGGTCCTCGCACCGGCCCGAGTGCTGCTGGCGGCCGATCTCATCGGCGTGGCTGTGGGCGCTCTCGACCGGTCGATCAGTCACGCGTTGGTACGCCAACAGTTCGCTCGCCCGATCGGTGAGTTTCAGGCGATCAAGCACAGACTCGCCGACGTGTACGTCGGCATCGAGCGTGCGCGATCGCTGACCCGGGCCGCGGCCGTCGCAATCGGTGCAGCGGAGACGGCCACCGAGGTGGACGACGGCACGGTCTTGTCGTTGCTCGCCAAGGCGGCGGCCGGAGAGGTGGCCCTGGATGCGACAGCGGCATTCGTCCAGGTCCTCGGCGCGATGGGATTGACCTTCGAGGCCGACGCGCACCTGTTCTTCCGGAGGGCGCAGCAGAGCGTCCCGTTCCTCGGTTCCCCGGCGGTCGGGTATGCGCGGGCAGCCACACTGACGGCCGCCGGGAGCAAGCATGAGTACTGA
- a CDS encoding acyl-CoA dehydrogenase family protein, which produces MSTDLIDEFVAFLESFLPSDYELRYRDYRKDEALRSEYQVAAFEAGWLMPEWEPELGGHGLARSDALAIRIEGARRHAPRILNIQGAGVVAPALRQFGSDEQKQRLLRPLLRGEEWWALGMSEPGSGSDLASLRTSALLDGDHFVVNGQKIWTTQAHESRWCTLYVRTDPSASVHAGISCLILDLTSPGVEIRPIRRAADSVDAFCEVFLDEVRIPEQNLLGPLNGGWGVATQSLEHERDMIWIYNWIDVERALEPVLPGAVADSHLAVRAGRLLADSAAIRFTGLRTVLGRMQERPTPEFFILKLLGSETVQRATQLALDVRGLDAFADPDLFDDRVESLGATIYGGTSEIQRNLIAERVLGLPRQRR; this is translated from the coding sequence ATGAGTACTGACCTGATCGACGAGTTCGTGGCATTCCTCGAGAGTTTTCTGCCGTCGGACTACGAGCTGCGGTATCGCGATTACCGCAAGGATGAGGCGCTGCGCTCGGAGTATCAAGTGGCGGCGTTCGAGGCCGGATGGCTCATGCCGGAGTGGGAGCCCGAGTTGGGCGGTCATGGCCTGGCCCGCTCCGACGCCCTGGCCATCCGCATCGAGGGTGCCCGGCGCCATGCTCCGCGCATCCTCAACATTCAGGGGGCAGGGGTGGTCGCGCCGGCGCTGAGGCAGTTCGGCAGCGACGAGCAGAAGCAACGTCTGCTTCGGCCGCTGTTGCGCGGCGAGGAGTGGTGGGCGCTTGGAATGTCCGAGCCCGGCTCAGGTTCCGACCTTGCCTCGCTGCGCACGAGCGCGCTACTGGACGGCGACCACTTCGTCGTCAACGGTCAGAAGATCTGGACGACCCAGGCTCACGAGTCGCGCTGGTGCACCCTGTATGTGCGTACCGATCCCAGTGCGTCCGTCCACGCCGGCATTTCGTGTTTGATCCTCGACCTGACGTCGCCCGGCGTGGAGATCCGGCCGATCCGCCGGGCGGCTGATTCGGTGGACGCGTTCTGCGAGGTGTTCCTCGACGAGGTGCGCATTCCCGAACAGAACCTGCTCGGCCCCTTGAACGGCGGCTGGGGGGTTGCCACGCAGAGCCTGGAACATGAGCGGGACATGATCTGGATCTACAACTGGATCGACGTCGAACGCGCGCTGGAACCTGTGCTGCCCGGTGCGGTCGCCGATTCGCATCTCGCGGTTCGGGCGGGTCGATTGCTGGCCGACTCAGCGGCGATCCGGTTCACGGGGCTGCGAACGGTCCTCGGGCGTATGCAGGAGCGTCCGACGCCGGAATTCTTCATCCTCAAGTTGCTGGGCTCGGAGACCGTACAACGTGCGACCCAGCTGGCTCTGGACGTGCGCGGACTCGATGCGTTCGCGGATCCCGACCTGTTCGACGACCGGGTCGAATCATTGGGGGCGACGATCTACGGCGGGACCTCGGAGATTCAGCGGAACCTCATCGCCGAGCGGGTGCTCGGCCTGCCCCGACAACGGCGTTGA
- a CDS encoding TetR/AcrR family transcriptional regulator: MPRPSRRDEVRATAARLIRIHGYDSATMDLIADEVGLNKGTLYHYYPSKSAILYELLSDQLDATMELLDRIPADATPTERIRALVELQVDMVSTKADDLVVFFQELPWIRSNLEKEQVESLQGRIDRFERFERQVLRAGVRSGEFREQDPTVVMYSIIGILSYVPVWYRGANRQSRKALVREITEFVLHGVLSR; the protein is encoded by the coding sequence ATGCCGAGGCCGTCTCGCCGCGACGAAGTCCGCGCCACCGCCGCCCGCTTGATCCGCATTCATGGCTACGACTCGGCGACCATGGACTTGATCGCAGACGAGGTCGGGCTCAACAAGGGCACGCTGTACCACTACTACCCGTCCAAGAGCGCGATTCTCTACGAGCTCCTCTCCGACCAGCTCGACGCGACCATGGAATTGCTCGACCGGATTCCGGCCGATGCCACGCCCACCGAGCGCATCCGTGCCCTGGTCGAGCTGCAGGTCGACATGGTGTCGACCAAGGCCGATGACCTCGTCGTCTTCTTCCAGGAGCTTCCCTGGATCCGGAGCAATCTGGAAAAGGAGCAGGTGGAGTCGTTGCAGGGGCGGATCGATCGCTTCGAACGTTTTGAGCGTCAGGTGCTTCGCGCGGGGGTCCGGTCGGGCGAGTTCCGCGAGCAGGACCCCACCGTGGTGATGTACTCGATCATCGGCATCCTCTCCTACGTTCCGGTCTGGTACCGCGGGGCGAACCGGCAGTCCCGTAAGGCTCTGGTCCGCGAGATCACCGAGTTCGTGCTCCACGGCGTCCTGAGCCGCTGA